Proteins from a genomic interval of Caulobacter rhizosphaerae:
- a CDS encoding rod-binding protein, which yields MSLSTIATPALDTVGPTAASTAELLKRGKIRETAQKFEASFLSVMMQSMTAGMKTPEVGGGGTGEDMFKSLLAEEMAKQVSRAGGVGVAAAVQKEMLKMQGLKE from the coding sequence ATGAGCCTGTCGACGATCGCCACGCCCGCCCTCGATACGGTCGGCCCGACAGCCGCCTCGACCGCCGAACTGCTCAAGCGCGGCAAGATCCGCGAGACGGCCCAGAAGTTCGAGGCCTCGTTCCTGTCGGTGATGATGCAGTCGATGACCGCCGGCATGAAGACGCCGGAGGTCGGCGGCGGCGGGACCGGCGAGGACATGTTCAAGTCCCTTCTCGCCGAGGAAATGGCCAAGCAGGTCTCCAGGGCCGGCGGCGTCGGCGTGGCCGCCGCCGTGCAGAAGGAAATGCTGAAGATGCAAGGTCTGAAGGAGTAG